In Oryza sativa Japonica Group chromosome 3, ASM3414082v1, one DNA window encodes the following:
- the LOC112938318 gene encoding glycine-rich cell wall structural protein: MAPASTTATATSAAAAARAICVLLLLLVAVVVVAGQAPEPEGDDQAAAIDQAGGGGGGGGNNNGTAGRARGGGGNNNGTGRARDGGGDRDRGADGGGGGRSKLASSIDCQICEATCRVKCLVNSLFQWGGCYQRCRSDNCNDWCTRG, translated from the coding sequence atggcgccggcatcgacgacggcgacggcgacgtctgccgcggcggccgccagaGCCATctgcgtgctgctgctgctgctggtagcGGTCGTCGTGGTGGCGGGGCAGGCGCCAGAGCCGGAGGGCGACGATCAGGCCGCGGCGATCGACcaggcgggtggcggcggcggcggcggcggcaacaacaacggcacggccggccgcgcgagaggcggcggcggcaacaacaACGGCACCGGGCGCGcgagggacggcggcggcgaccgcgaccGTGGCGcagacggaggcggaggcgggcggaGCAAGCTGGCGAGCAGCATCGACTGCCAGATCTGCGAGGCGACGTGCCGGGTGAAGTGCCTCGTCAACAGCCTCTTCCAGTGGGGCGGATGCTACCAGCGCTGCAGGTCCGACAACTGCAACGACTGGTGCACCAGAGGCTAA